One window from the genome of Spirosoma rhododendri encodes:
- a CDS encoding YbbR-like domain-containing protein: MTNTPNTTSFQPTKALLCLLAAALFWLLNALNKTGYSLNIDYPIHFVYNDTAYVPVTPLPRTVRVNVSGDGWGLLRHSWLPFQVEPVDYPVQAPLRASVINTSSLTAALAEQIKRLKVNYVVADTVDIAFDRRITKTIRLRADSTSINLAPGYAVSSVINVTPGSVTVTGPQRLVRGLPDTLQLKISRKRIADNYDDEVPLTQFRHPQLQTSANRVLISFEVGQLLSLPASSSAN; the protein is encoded by the coding sequence TTGACAAATACACCCAACACGACGTCGTTTCAACCGACCAAAGCCTTGCTTTGCCTGCTGGCTGCTGCCTTGTTCTGGCTCCTGAATGCGCTGAACAAAACCGGCTACTCGCTCAACATCGATTACCCGATTCATTTCGTTTACAACGATACGGCCTACGTCCCCGTAACACCGCTGCCCCGTACCGTACGCGTTAACGTGTCGGGCGACGGCTGGGGACTGTTACGCCATTCGTGGCTTCCCTTTCAGGTCGAGCCGGTCGATTACCCCGTGCAGGCTCCGCTGCGGGCGTCGGTTATCAACACCTCATCGCTGACGGCGGCCCTGGCCGAGCAGATCAAACGACTGAAAGTCAACTACGTCGTAGCTGATACCGTCGACATCGCGTTCGACCGGCGTATTACAAAAACGATCCGGCTCCGGGCCGATAGTACAAGCATCAATCTGGCCCCCGGTTATGCCGTGTCGAGCGTTATCAACGTGACCCCAGGCAGTGTAACCGTCACCGGTCCACAGCGGCTGGTACGTGGCCTGCCCGACACGCTCCAACTCAAAATTTCCCGCAAGCGTATCGCCGACAATTACGACGACGAGGTGCCGCTGACACAGTTTCGGCACCCTCAATTGCAGACGTCGGCCAACCGGGTGCTCATCAGCTTTGAAGTTGGTCAGTTGCTATCGCTTCCGGCTTCTTCTTCGGCTAACTAA
- the coaE gene encoding dephospho-CoA kinase (Dephospho-CoA kinase (CoaE) performs the final step in coenzyme A biosynthesis.) has product MRSVFRVGVTGGIGSGKSLVCRVFESLGVPVYLADDRAKWLTEHDPILKADIVRVLGPMAYDALGHYNRSWVASQVFSNPDLLQKLNAVIHPRVRADTADWVAQQTHAPYVIKEAALMKAASPETGIDQVIVVESPLAIRTQRILKRDTHRTLDDIQRIIANQVSDEQRRQFADHILVNDDSQLLLPQIWSLHQQFLAQAQPANN; this is encoded by the coding sequence ATGAGATCTGTGTTTCGCGTTGGGGTTACGGGAGGAATTGGCTCGGGGAAAAGCCTCGTTTGTCGGGTGTTTGAATCGCTGGGCGTGCCAGTGTATCTGGCCGACGACCGCGCAAAATGGCTCACCGAACATGACCCAATCCTGAAGGCCGACATTGTGCGGGTGCTTGGCCCGATGGCCTACGACGCCCTGGGGCATTACAACCGGAGTTGGGTAGCGAGTCAGGTATTTTCCAATCCCGACCTGTTGCAAAAGCTCAACGCCGTGATTCATCCGCGCGTCCGGGCCGACACCGCCGACTGGGTAGCGCAGCAAACACACGCGCCCTACGTCATCAAAGAAGCCGCACTGATGAAAGCCGCCAGCCCGGAAACAGGTATCGATCAGGTAATCGTCGTTGAATCGCCGTTGGCTATCCGTACGCAACGCATCCTGAAGCGCGATACACACCGCACACTGGACGATATTCAGCGCATCATTGCCAATCAGGTCAGCGATGAACAGCGTCGACAGTTCGCGGATCACATACTGGTCAATGACGATTCGCAGTTGCTGCTACCCCAAATCTGGTCACTGCACCAGCAGTTTCTAGCGCAGGCGCAACCAGCTAACAATTAA
- a CDS encoding amidase yields MKKTTTRLLLAYAGSFLLGAFVMAPDDPQKPITSEMADVASRVFGLTFTPAERDSMLDNLNDFRPDYEALRKVDLPNDVAPALYFNPLPTGFKLPTGASAIPAPASTGLKRPAQLNDLAFYTVAQLGELIRTKQISSVELTRFFLDRLHKHDATLHCVITFTDSLAMQQARQADTDLKAGNYRGPLHGIPYGAKDLLTKRGYKTTWGSVPYKNQTLTDDATVIRKLEAAGAVLCAKMSVGELAWGDVWFGGMTRNPWKPETGSSGSSAGSASAVSAGLLPFAIGTETLGSIVSPSTVCGTTGLRPTFGRVSRHGAMALSWSMDKIGPITRSVNDCALVFNAIHGPDGLDLTVMAAPFRYALKTSLKGMRIGYVKKAFESNYPTRSNDSLTLQSLRSLGAELVPIDLPTTISSGRIGFILGVEAAASFDELTRSGRDDEMVRQIKNAWPNEFRSSRFVPAVEYVQANRARTRLINDMAALLKKERLTVYISPTYAGGNLTLTNLTGHPCVVVPNGFNAQKTPSSITFMGQLFAEGDVLAVAGAYQQATEWHRKHPSM; encoded by the coding sequence ATGAAAAAAACGACTACGCGTCTGCTGCTGGCCTATGCGGGCAGCTTCCTGCTCGGTGCCTTCGTCATGGCACCCGACGACCCTCAAAAACCAATTACCAGTGAAATGGCCGATGTGGCGTCGCGGGTGTTCGGGCTAACATTTACCCCCGCCGAGCGCGACTCCATGCTCGACAACCTCAACGACTTCCGGCCCGACTACGAAGCCCTCCGCAAAGTCGACCTGCCCAACGACGTAGCCCCAGCCCTGTATTTCAACCCCCTGCCGACCGGCTTTAAACTGCCCACGGGCGCGTCGGCTATACCCGCCCCCGCATCGACGGGACTTAAACGTCCGGCGCAACTGAATGATCTGGCGTTTTACACCGTAGCGCAACTGGGCGAGTTGATCCGAACCAAACAGATCAGCTCGGTAGAACTGACCCGCTTTTTTCTGGACCGGCTGCACAAACACGATGCTACGCTGCACTGCGTGATTACGTTTACCGATTCTCTAGCCATGCAGCAGGCCCGGCAAGCCGACACGGACCTGAAAGCGGGCAACTACCGGGGGCCACTGCACGGCATTCCTTACGGTGCGAAAGACTTGCTAACCAAGCGCGGCTACAAAACGACCTGGGGTTCGGTACCGTATAAAAATCAGACGCTGACCGACGACGCAACGGTGATCCGTAAGCTCGAAGCGGCCGGGGCGGTACTGTGCGCAAAAATGTCGGTGGGTGAGCTGGCGTGGGGCGACGTCTGGTTTGGCGGTATGACCCGCAATCCGTGGAAGCCCGAAACGGGGTCGAGTGGCTCGTCGGCGGGATCAGCATCGGCGGTGTCGGCGGGGCTGTTGCCGTTTGCCATTGGCACTGAAACACTAGGGTCGATCGTGTCGCCGTCGACGGTGTGCGGCACGACTGGCTTACGGCCCACCTTCGGGCGGGTAAGCCGGCACGGGGCTATGGCACTGAGCTGGAGCATGGATAAAATTGGTCCCATCACGCGGTCGGTCAACGACTGTGCGCTGGTGTTCAACGCTATTCACGGCCCCGACGGGCTCGACCTGACCGTTATGGCCGCTCCGTTCCGCTACGCGCTCAAAACCTCACTGAAAGGCATGCGGATTGGCTACGTAAAAAAAGCGTTCGAGAGCAACTACCCCACCCGCAGCAACGATTCGCTGACACTTCAATCCCTGCGTTCGCTTGGGGCCGAGCTGGTACCAATTGATCTGCCAACTACCATATCTTCCGGTCGAATCGGTTTTATTCTGGGCGTGGAAGCGGCTGCCTCATTCGATGAACTGACCCGCTCCGGGCGCGACGACGAGATGGTGCGGCAGATCAAAAATGCGTGGCCGAATGAGTTCCGCTCGTCGCGGTTTGTACCGGCGGTGGAATACGTACAGGCTAATCGCGCCCGTACCCGGCTCATCAACGACATGGCCGCTCTGCTGAAAAAGGAACGGCTGACCGTGTACATCAGCCCGACCTATGCGGGCGGTAACCTGACGCTAACCAACCTGACCGGCCATCCCTGCGTGGTTGTACCCAACGGATTCAACGCGCAGAAAACCCCGTCCAGCATTACATTCATGGGTCAGCTGTTTGCGGAGGGCGATGTACTGGCCGTGGCCGGAGCCTATCAGCAGGCTACGGAATGGCACAGGAAGCACCCGTCGATGTAA
- a CDS encoding DUF4136 domain-containing protein, with the protein MKRLMLLMALFPLLYACAPRVAVDYNNKVDYSKYRTFTWMDSDIKAGQNPLYYNQIATDNVENTVGQVLKGKGLKENTKNPDLLVGYHFFVEDKTRTVSTPNSAFYGPFGGWGRWGYGGWGPGYWGGWGGTQQYMQEQYKSGTVVVDMVDADTKKLVWRGSIQDAVNNPANISDRLTKQVQEIVDKFPDRNS; encoded by the coding sequence ATGAAACGTCTGATGCTTTTGATGGCTTTATTTCCGCTGCTGTACGCCTGTGCACCGCGCGTTGCCGTCGACTACAACAACAAGGTTGACTACAGCAAGTACCGTACGTTTACCTGGATGGACTCCGACATAAAAGCGGGGCAGAATCCACTCTACTACAATCAGATCGCTACCGACAATGTCGAAAACACGGTAGGCCAGGTATTGAAGGGCAAGGGGCTGAAAGAAAACACGAAGAACCCGGACCTGCTGGTAGGTTATCACTTCTTCGTTGAAGACAAAACGCGCACGGTATCGACGCCAAACTCGGCCTTTTATGGTCCGTTTGGGGGCTGGGGTCGCTGGGGTTATGGCGGCTGGGGACCCGGTTACTGGGGTGGCTGGGGCGGTACACAGCAGTACATGCAGGAGCAGTACAAATCCGGCACCGTAGTCGTTGATATGGTCGATGCTGATACCAAAAAGCTGGTATGGCGCGGTTCTATCCAGGATGCAGTTAACAACCCGGCTAACATCTCTGACCGACTCACCAAGCAGGTACAGGAAATTGTCGACAAATTTCCGGATCGTAACAGCTAA
- a CDS encoding nucleotidyltransferase family protein: MKPTLLLLAAGMGSRYGGIKQLDQFGPNGETIMDYSLFDAIRAGFGKVVFIIREELKADFEEIFGAKLAGKIEVDYAIQALNSYVPADMGPIDRTKPWGTGHAMLCAWEQTKTPFAVINADDFYGPESFRVLGEFLQTDPDPALHAMVGYEVKNTLSEFGSVSRGVCTVDEQENLTSVVERTKIYRKEAGLTGSVIGFEEGDVFETLDPDTPVSMNFWGFKPAVFPLVKDQFEEYARANFDKPKAEFYIPSVMEKLIQRGQGRCRVFRSQSEWFGVTYPDDKPTVQASLRRLHEQGVYPEKLW; encoded by the coding sequence ATGAAACCAACACTTCTCCTGCTGGCAGCCGGAATGGGCAGTCGATACGGGGGTATCAAACAACTCGATCAGTTTGGACCGAACGGCGAAACCATCATGGACTACTCGCTGTTCGACGCTATCCGGGCTGGCTTCGGTAAGGTCGTTTTCATTATCCGAGAAGAGCTAAAAGCTGATTTCGAGGAAATCTTCGGTGCGAAACTGGCCGGAAAAATTGAGGTCGACTATGCTATTCAGGCGCTGAACTCCTACGTACCCGCCGACATGGGGCCGATCGACCGGACCAAACCCTGGGGAACGGGCCACGCCATGCTGTGCGCCTGGGAGCAGACAAAAACGCCGTTTGCCGTTATCAACGCCGACGACTTCTACGGCCCTGAATCGTTTCGGGTACTGGGCGAATTTCTGCAAACCGATCCTGATCCCGCGCTGCACGCGATGGTCGGTTATGAGGTAAAGAACACGTTGTCTGAGTTTGGGTCAGTGTCGCGCGGGGTATGCACGGTCGACGAGCAGGAAAACCTGACGTCGGTAGTTGAGCGCACGAAAATCTACCGGAAAGAAGCTGGCCTGACGGGTAGCGTTATCGGCTTTGAAGAAGGCGACGTGTTCGAGACGCTCGACCCCGATACGCCTGTGTCGATGAACTTCTGGGGCTTCAAACCGGCGGTATTTCCGCTGGTAAAGGATCAGTTTGAGGAGTACGCCCGCGCGAACTTCGACAAGCCCAAAGCCGAGTTTTATATCCCGTCGGTTATGGAAAAGCTTATTCAGCGGGGGCAGGGCCGGTGCCGGGTGTTCCGCAGTCAGTCGGAGTGGTTTGGCGTGACTTACCCCGACGATAAGCCGACTGTACAGGCGTCGCTGCGTCGGCTGCACGAGCAGGGTGTGTATCCCGAAAAACTCTGGTAA
- a CDS encoding homogentisate 1,2-dioxygenase, with product MPFYHTLGQIPQKRHTQFAKPATGTDSPVPSANLYYEQLFGTIGFEGMSSLLYHAHRPTMVKHVSDSVDMTPKLAVDKNMLSRKLLGFEVPPADDFLDSRTPLLLNNDLIVGLASPRQSMTDYFYKNADSDELLFVHRGAGRLRTLFGTLPFGYGDYLIIPRGVIYQIEFDQPADATSENRLLYVESHSPIYTPKRYRNQFGQLLEHSPFCERDIRRPQDLETHDETGDFLIKIKKQGSLHSLVYASHPFDVVGWDGYNYPYAFNIQNFEPITGRVHQPPPVHQTFQTDSFVVCSFVPRLFDYHPLAIPAPYNHSNIDSDEVIYYVDGDFMSRNDIKPGHITLHPGGIPHGPAPGAMERSIGKKETVEYAVMVDTFRPLMLTEQALKLDDGIYYQSWLE from the coding sequence ATGCCGTTCTACCACACACTCGGTCAGATTCCGCAGAAGCGCCACACGCAGTTTGCCAAACCGGCAACCGGCACCGACAGCCCGGTACCGTCGGCAAACCTGTACTATGAGCAGCTGTTCGGTACAATCGGATTCGAGGGCATGTCATCGCTCCTCTACCACGCGCATCGCCCGACGATGGTCAAACATGTATCTGACAGTGTTGACATGACGCCGAAGCTGGCCGTCGATAAGAATATGCTGTCGCGGAAGCTGTTAGGGTTTGAGGTTCCACCGGCCGATGATTTTCTCGACAGCCGCACGCCGTTGTTGCTCAACAACGATCTGATTGTGGGGCTTGCTTCTCCGCGTCAGTCGATGACGGACTATTTCTACAAAAACGCCGATTCCGATGAGTTGCTGTTTGTGCATCGGGGGGCGGGGCGGCTGCGGACTTTGTTCGGCACACTGCCATTCGGCTACGGCGACTATCTGATTATTCCGCGCGGAGTGATTTACCAGATCGAGTTCGACCAGCCTGCCGATGCAACCAGCGAAAACCGGCTGCTGTACGTCGAGTCGCATTCACCGATTTACACGCCCAAACGGTACCGCAACCAGTTTGGGCAGTTACTGGAACATTCGCCTTTCTGCGAACGCGACATCCGCCGACCGCAGGATCTGGAAACGCACGACGAAACGGGCGATTTTCTGATCAAGATCAAAAAACAAGGGTCTTTGCATTCGCTGGTCTACGCCAGTCATCCGTTCGACGTGGTGGGCTGGGACGGTTACAACTATCCGTATGCGTTCAACATTCAGAATTTCGAACCCATAACCGGCCGCGTCCATCAGCCGCCACCGGTACACCAGACGTTCCAGACCGATTCGTTTGTTGTTTGCTCGTTTGTACCGCGCCTGTTCGATTACCATCCGCTGGCGATTCCGGCTCCGTACAACCACTCGAACATCGACTCCGACGAAGTGATCTACTATGTCGACGGTGATTTTATGAGCCGCAACGACATCAAACCGGGTCACATCACGCTGCATCCGGGTGGTATTCCGCACGGACCCGCACCGGGTGCCATGGAACGAAGCATTGGCAAGAAAGAAACCGTTGAATACGCGGTGATGGTCGATACGTTCCGCCCGCTGATGCTGACGGAGCAGGCTTTGAAACTGGACGACGGTATTTATTACCAGTCGTGGCTGGAGTGA
- a CDS encoding phenylalanine 4-monooxygenase: MHQSYPQYTPDEQAMWAMLFRRQMAQLPGMASETFLAGIAATGFREDRIPDFAHDLNPRLRQLTGWQVVAVPGLIDNRQFFELMANQQFPATTWLRRRDQLDYLPEPDMFHDTFGHVPLLSNQAFCDFLASLSRIALTHIDSEDAIAMISRLYWYTVEFGLIQEDTALGSGGLRIYGGGILSSAGETSHSLYNPAVQRRPYDVDTLLQTPYVIDRFQEQYFVIDSYEQLYASIPEIEARLEALLVS; the protein is encoded by the coding sequence ATGCACCAATCCTATCCCCAATACACCCCCGACGAGCAGGCGATGTGGGCGATGCTGTTTCGACGGCAGATGGCGCAGTTGCCCGGTATGGCCAGTGAAACGTTTCTGGCGGGTATCGCAGCGACGGGCTTTCGCGAAGACCGTATTCCTGACTTTGCCCACGACCTGAACCCCCGTCTCCGCCAGCTTACGGGCTGGCAGGTGGTGGCCGTGCCGGGGCTGATCGACAACCGGCAGTTTTTCGAATTAATGGCCAATCAGCAGTTTCCAGCGACTACCTGGCTGCGTCGGCGCGATCAGCTGGATTACCTGCCGGAGCCGGATATGTTTCATGACACGTTTGGCCATGTACCGCTGCTGTCGAATCAGGCATTCTGCGATTTTCTGGCGTCGCTGAGTCGAATTGCGTTGACGCATATCGACAGCGAAGACGCCATTGCCATGATTTCGCGGCTCTACTGGTACACCGTCGAGTTCGGCCTGATTCAGGAAGATACCGCTCTCGGATCGGGCGGGTTGCGCATTTACGGCGGGGGCATCCTGTCGTCGGCGGGCGAAACCAGTCACAGCCTGTATAACCCCGCCGTGCAGCGTCGGCCCTACGATGTCGATACGCTGTTGCAGACGCCGTATGTGATCGACCGGTTTCAGGAGCAGTATTTCGTGATCGATTCGTATGAGCAGTTGTACGCATCGATACCCGAAATCGAAGCCCGGCTGGAGGCTTTGCTGGTTAGTTGA
- a CDS encoding MarR family winged helix-turn-helix transcriptional regulator, producing the protein MTHPSDARAYFFKIDTTIKKIRNALQKQFNDAGFDLTVDQWVVLDHIARNPGISQNSISEITVKDAPTVTRIIDLLSQKGLVERRMADTDRRKFLVFLTDAGQAKYDEVLPVVSAMRRKGWGNLSDDDYHQFVKIMDSIYQNMSE; encoded by the coding sequence ATGACGCACCCCTCGGACGCAAGGGCTTATTTTTTCAAAATCGACACCACGATCAAGAAGATCCGCAACGCTCTGCAAAAGCAGTTCAACGATGCGGGATTCGACCTGACCGTGGATCAGTGGGTTGTGCTCGATCACATTGCCCGTAATCCCGGTATCAGCCAGAATTCAATTTCGGAGATAACCGTCAAAGATGCGCCCACGGTGACGCGAATCATCGACCTGCTGAGCCAGAAAGGGCTTGTTGAACGCCGGATGGCGGATACCGACCGGCGGAAGTTTCTGGTATTCCTGACCGACGCCGGGCAAGCTAAATACGACGAAGTATTACCCGTCGTGTCGGCCATGCGCCGAAAAGGCTGGGGCAACCTCAGCGACGACGATTACCATCAGTTCGTCAAGATCATGGACTCGATCTACCAGAATATGAGCGAGTAG
- the fahA gene encoding fumarylacetoacetase: MYGIFSYDIAQPRLGYKRNNAVLDLEVVALLGFFSDLDLDPSVFAQPTLNAFIALGRSVHRLVGQRIRDLLADSEATLVNVHDQVLIPLDRTTLYLPVQISNYTDFYAGIHHAENVGKLFRPDAEPLLPNYRHLPVGYHGRASSIVVSGTPVHRPTGPFLGPDQRPVFGPTQALDLELELGLIIGKANPQGKAVPVGEAEDYIFGITLFNDWSARDIQRWEYQPLGPFLGKNFASSLSAWVIPFDELEPFRVDGPVQEPVPLPYLRSTRPGHFDLTLEIWLQTGDLPPQRISQTNARHLYWSFAQLVAHHTVNGCNLVVGDVLATGTISGTQRDSFGSLLELSWNGARPLMLADSSSRTFLQDGDTITLRGYGYIDGHQLTLGDVVGTIQPNT; this comes from the coding sequence ATGTACGGCATATTCAGCTACGACATCGCACAACCCCGGTTAGGGTACAAACGGAACAACGCTGTTCTTGATCTGGAGGTGGTGGCCCTGCTCGGCTTCTTCAGTGACCTTGATCTCGACCCGTCCGTTTTTGCGCAGCCGACGCTCAACGCCTTTATCGCGCTGGGCCGGTCGGTTCATCGGCTGGTCGGGCAGCGCATCCGCGACCTGCTGGCCGACAGCGAAGCGACGCTGGTCAACGTACACGATCAGGTGCTGATTCCGCTCGACCGAACCACGCTGTATCTACCCGTTCAGATCAGCAATTACACTGATTTTTACGCGGGTATTCATCACGCCGAAAATGTGGGGAAGCTGTTTCGCCCCGATGCCGAGCCGCTCCTGCCCAATTACCGGCATCTGCCCGTTGGGTATCACGGCCGGGCGTCGTCGATCGTGGTATCGGGAACCCCCGTCCACCGACCGACAGGGCCATTTCTAGGGCCGGATCAGCGACCGGTATTCGGGCCAACGCAGGCGCTCGATTTAGAGCTGGAACTGGGCCTAATTATTGGCAAAGCGAACCCACAGGGCAAGGCCGTACCGGTCGGTGAAGCGGAGGACTACATCTTCGGTATCACGTTGTTCAACGACTGGTCGGCCCGCGACATTCAGCGGTGGGAGTACCAGCCGCTGGGCCCGTTTCTGGGTAAAAATTTTGCGTCGAGCCTCTCGGCCTGGGTCATTCCGTTTGATGAGCTGGAACCGTTTCGGGTTGATGGGCCAGTGCAGGAACCAGTGCCGCTCCCCTACCTGCGCTCGACCAGACCCGGCCACTTTGATCTGACGCTGGAAATCTGGCTGCAAACCGGCGACCTGCCCCCGCAGCGTATCAGTCAGACCAATGCCCGGCACCTGTACTGGTCGTTTGCCCAACTCGTTGCCCACCACACCGTCAATGGCTGTAATCTGGTAGTCGGCGATGTGCTGGCGACCGGCACGATTTCGGGAACGCAGCGCGACTCATTTGGCTCACTGCTCGAACTAAGCTGGAACGGAGCCCGACCGCTGATGCTGGCCGACAGTTCGAGCCGAACATTCTTGCAGGACGGCGACACCATTACACTACGTGGCTACGGCTACATCGACGGGCATCAGCTGACGCTGGGCGATGTAGTCGGTACAATTCAGCCGAACACTTAA
- a CDS encoding flavin reductase family protein produces MKTIDPADVPAPEFYKLLTATIGPRPIAFAGTVDTAGRPNLSPFSFFNVFGSNPPTLIFSTAVTRHGTQKHTLQNLREVGEVTISVVSHSMVEQMSLASAEFEKGVNEFEKAGFAERPSEVVRPPGVAEAPASFECRVKQIIETGTEPGAGNLIICEVVRGHFRDDIFDQQGVIDPRRVDLIGRLGGDWYCRANGEALFSLARPKVGIGVDQMPEPIRNSAILTGNDLGKLGSFSALPTPEAVQQYRQSGVLTDTFDEAQNGCQYLPDLLHLRAKQLLADNKVEEAWLTLLQG; encoded by the coding sequence ATGAAAACGATTGACCCGGCGGATGTACCTGCGCCTGAATTTTATAAGCTGCTGACGGCCACGATTGGCCCCCGCCCGATTGCCTTTGCCGGTACAGTCGATACGGCCGGACGACCCAACCTGAGTCCGTTCAGCTTCTTCAACGTCTTTGGCTCGAACCCACCCACACTTATTTTTTCAACCGCTGTAACCCGTCACGGAACGCAGAAACATACCCTGCAAAACCTGCGCGAAGTCGGTGAGGTCACGATCAGCGTGGTTAGCCACAGCATGGTCGAGCAGATGTCGCTGGCGAGTGCCGAGTTCGAGAAAGGCGTCAATGAGTTCGAGAAAGCGGGTTTCGCTGAACGCCCGTCGGAAGTCGTGCGACCACCGGGCGTGGCCGAAGCACCCGCTTCGTTTGAGTGTCGGGTGAAGCAGATCATTGAAACGGGAACCGAGCCCGGTGCAGGCAATCTGATTATCTGCGAGGTCGTGCGGGGCCACTTTCGCGACGACATTTTCGATCAGCAGGGCGTCATCGACCCGCGCCGTGTCGATCTGATCGGGCGACTCGGTGGCGACTGGTACTGCCGTGCCAATGGCGAGGCACTATTTTCGCTGGCCCGCCCAAAAGTAGGTATTGGTGTCGATCAAATGCCCGAACCGATCCGCAACAGTGCGATTCTGACGGGCAACGATCTGGGCAAGCTGGGTAGCTTCTCGGCACTGCCCACGCCGGAAGCGGTGCAGCAGTACAGGCAGTCGGGAGTGTTGACTGACACGTTCGATGAAGCGCAAAACGGTTGCCAGTATCTCCCCGATCTGCTGCATTTACGCGCAAAACAGCTGCTGGCCGATAACAAGGTCGAAGAAGCGTGGCTGACGCTATTGCAGGGTTAG
- a CDS encoding endonuclease III domain-containing protein — MKPNFDLDAVLSRIADAVRPFPKAAMFDLFERGYDTLFEQLISCIISIRTLDETTIPVSLRLFEQARTPEQLLALDIPTLTDLLYGTTYPDQKAYTMRGIAERIVNEFGGELPADYDMLTSLKGVGPKCANLALGVATGQAAISVDIHVHRVVNRWGYVQTTQPEKTLKVLEKQVPRERWVDINRLLMPFGKHICTGTLPRCSTCPVLDFCEQVGVEKHR, encoded by the coding sequence ATGAAGCCGAACTTTGACCTTGACGCCGTTCTGTCCCGCATTGCCGACGCGGTTCGTCCGTTTCCCAAAGCGGCCATGTTCGATCTGTTCGAACGCGGTTACGATACACTGTTCGAGCAACTGATCTCGTGCATCATTTCTATTCGCACGCTCGACGAAACAACCATTCCGGTATCGCTGCGGCTGTTTGAGCAGGCACGCACGCCCGAACAACTACTCGCGCTCGACATTCCGACGCTGACGGATTTGCTCTACGGCACGACGTATCCCGACCAGAAAGCGTATACCATGCGCGGTATCGCCGAGCGGATTGTCAATGAGTTTGGTGGTGAGCTACCTGCCGATTACGACATGCTCACCTCCCTGAAAGGCGTCGGGCCGAAGTGCGCGAACTTGGCGTTGGGGGTTGCAACGGGGCAGGCGGCTATAAGCGTCGATATTCATGTGCACCGGGTGGTCAATCGATGGGGATATGTGCAGACGACACAACCGGAGAAAACGCTGAAAGTACTGGAAAAGCAGGTGCCCCGCGAGCGGTGGGTCGATATCAATCGGCTGCTGATGCCGTTTGGCAAGCACATTTGTACAGGCACACTGCCCCGCTGCTCAACCTGCCCCGTCCTCGACTTCTGCGAACAGGTCGGCGTCGAAAAGCACCGGTAA